The following is a genomic window from Miscanthus floridulus cultivar M001 chromosome 14, ASM1932011v1, whole genome shotgun sequence.
TGACAGTGCTAACACTTATGCTACTACTGATACAACTCACAATGTTGAGCCATTTGATGAGTTTGTCCATGTTGAGGTAGAGGTGGATGATGCTGACCCTCTGGAGGTCCATGTACTACAAGATCCTGAGAACCCAAAAATAGTGGAGGGGCAGTTGTTTACTGATATCATTGCATTCAGGAAAGCAATAAGACACTATGCTGTGAAGACTGGGTTTGCCTTTGTTGTTGGTTACAAAACAGACAAGTCAAGATTTATAGCAAGGTGTGCTACTGAGGGATGCCCTTGGAGAGTACATGCTTCCACTATATTTGATAAAAAAACTATAAAGGTACATTTTTCTAGATCTTTTTAGTTGTTCTATTCTTTTTTAATCATGTACATATTTGCAAATGCATTTATATGTTTATCTGCCTTTCTATAGATCAAAGTCCTTCCTGCAGAGCATAATTGTCCTACCACCAAGCTTAAAGAAGGGAAAATGACTACTCAGGGCTGGTGTGCTGATAGGCTTGGAGATTGGGTTAAGAAGAATCCAACTAAGGGAGCAAAGGATGCAAGAGACAAATTGGAGGGTGACTTTGGAATAAAGCTGAAGTACTCAAAAGCGTGGTCTGGATTGAAGGTTGCCTTGGATCAAATTCATGGTAAGTATGAGGAAAGCTTCCAACTTCTTTTCAATTGGGCTGCTCAACTTGAACAAACTTCACCTGGAAGTCATGTACAGATAGAGTTAGAGAAGATTGGTGACAAGAATAGGTTCAAGAGGGTTTTTGTTGCTTTGAAGGCATGCATTGATGGATTCCTAGCTGGTTGTAGACCCTTCATAGGAGTAGATGCATCTTTTCTACATGGAAAATATACTGGACAGTTGGCTTTAGCAACAGGTGTTGATGGACATAACTGGTTGTACCATATAGCATATAGCATTTTTGACTCAGAGACTGAGGACAACTGGACGTGGTTCCTAGAGAATTTGCACAAAGTTATAGGAGACCCACCAGGACTAGTATTATGTTCAGATGCCTATAAAGTATTAGAGAAAGCTGTAGGGACTGTTTTCCCACAAGCTAAAAACAGGGAGTGCATGAGACACATGTACAACAACTTCATGAAACACTACTCAGGGGATGTTTTCACTGATCATATGTACCCTGTAGCTAGGAGCTACACAGATTATATGTTTAAGTGGCACATGAagaaactttttgtgtatgctCCAGAGGCAATTGACTACCTTCAAGAGCATCATGGTAGGATATGGTACAGATGTGGCTTTGCTGAGGACAGCAAATGTGACTATTTAACTAATAATGTGTCTGGGAGTTTCAATGCTCAGATCAAGCACTTGAAAGGCCTTCATCTCCATGAGTTAGTTGACAAGATAAGAGAGCTGATAATAGAGAAAATGTACATTAGAAAGAAGCTTGGACAGCAATGGCAAGATGGAATCCTACCAAGTGTTATGAAGGATTTGAATCTTATTAGCAACAATCTAAAGGTTGTCAAGGTGAAAGTTAGTGATGAGGATTTTGCAGAGGTCACACTACTTGATGAATGGAATAACCAGATGAGGCATACGGTGGATCTAAAAAATCAAAATTGCTCATGCAGGGAATGGCAGATAACTGGCAAGCCATGCAAGCATGCCTTGGCATGGATACTGTCCAACAGAGGTATGTAGATAGCTGACTTTGTGCATGAGTATTACTCGGTTGCTAGGTTCAGAGCAGCCTATGAAGGAAGAGTTGAACCAATGACGGATAGGTCCCAGTGGCCAGAAGTTAATCTTGGGTTCAAGGTTTACCCGCCTTTGCTGTGAAGAGCACCAGGTCGGCCAAAGGTGCAAAGGCAAAGGGGTTGTCTAGAGAAAAATGCCAACAAAAAGAAAGTGCGATGCAAACGGTGTGGAAGTTTTGGACACTTCGCGAAGACATGCAAGGTTGACATGGTTGGAGAAGATGGTGAAACTGCTACAAAGAAGGGGAAAAGGTTATCTTTAGTTTCAATTGTTTTCTGTTATCTGTACTTTCAATTATTCACTATTATTTACTAAAAAATTGCATGTACAGGAAGCGGACAGAGTGCGCAGGTGATGATGCTGGACCATCCAAggggaagaaaaagaaggcagcgaagaagaagaaaactcctAAGAACAAAAAAACCCTTGAAGAAGGAGCAAAAGAAGGATGCAGCTGCTCCTCCAGCAAAGGTTGTTAGGAACTTGAACGACCTGTTTTCTGATGGACAGTGAACCTGATGGTGCATTTCAAGCTATTTTGTGACCTTTCTTTTGTAATATAATGGCATTGAACTGTGAAGGTAGATGCATGTGATGTCATCTAAATTGTGAACTGGAATGCTGAAATGCTTGTAAGCTAGGCATTTTCTGGATGTAGTGCTTCAAAACTTGAATAAGCTCTGAATTAATGCTATTCTCAGAAGTGCTATTGTCTCAGTGATGCTACTGTGAGTTATTGATATATTTTAATAATGCTATTGTCCTATTAATTATCCCAACAATGCTTCTGTCTTGTTGAAATACATGTGTCAAACTGAAGGACTCTCAATCTGAATTTCTATACATACATTTTCAAACTGAAAGCAGCTATTACATAATACATTTCAGATATTTTCAAACTGAAAGCACACAAACTGAATTCTCAGTTTCAGACATGCTATGAGAACTGAAAGCACACAAACTGAATTTTATTAACATAAAGCAGCTATTACAGAATACATTTTAGTTTCAGTCTGGCCACTGGCATACATCAACTGACCAACAAAAGCAACACACAGACTGCTTTCAAATCCTACATTCGACACCACAGGCTACTTCCATATTTTGCTCATAAGACAACCAATAGCTACACCTACACACACTGCTGCAATAATAACGTAGTCCTTCTTCACAACCTGTACTTGCACCTTCAGCTCCCACAGATCAATCACAACACTGTCAAGTTTTGCCTTCACTACCTCCAAATCTTGCTTTAGGTCCAAATTGAGGTCCATAGACCCATGTCCACCATCTACTGAATTGAATGGGATCACCTTCTTCGACCGAATTGGGTGCTGCTCTGGGTTGCGTAGGTAAGCTTCATACTGCGCCTCGGACATGATGATAGGACATGTAGTTGAGTCATCCTGCATCACATGAAACCATAGCCTCATGAACACCATCCAAAATTGAACAAAATAAATTGACTTACTTTGATGTTGTTTGGACACTTGACGAAGGTCTTGCCGTACGTCTCCCGCTGCTTGCTTGTGATACGTACTAACTGAATGCGGCACTTTGGGCAGTCCACGAGCGGGAACAGCGCCGGGCTCTGGATGGCCGCCGAGCTGGAGCATGCTGCTGCCCCTCCCTTAAATTGGCTGCCACTCATATGGGAAACAGCAGGCGGCAAAGGCACAGGACAAAAGCAGGCGGGCGTTAGTCGCGGGCAAAGCACGGCGACGCGCGGCAATGGTGTGCGCGAGAAAAGGGAGAAGAATGGGGGCACCTCTGTTTGTCTCCTGCCAACGCCGATGTCAACGACCCGGAGCCAGAGCCGACGTCGCCAATCGTCGTGCGGCCACCTCCAATCGCCGCACGGCCGTCTCTAGTCGAGTGCTAGGGTTCGTCGCGGGAGAAAGGGAAAGAACACGGGAGGGACAGAGAAGAACGGTGAGAACGCCAGCTTCAATCCTCAGTGCCTTATCCACTTAACTAGGGGCAATACGGGGCAGTACACAAATACGACGCCTGCAAGTGGGCCCAGGTACGTTCCAGCCGTAGAAAAGGGTAAGGGTGAGGGACAAGCAGAATTGTAATGGCAAATTTACAATAACGTGAATTGTAATGGCGTTTTTCAAAGGTTGGAAAATTGTAATGGCGAGAAACAAAAAATGCCAAAAAAATAACCGTTGAAACTGGTCACTAGAGAAAGCCAGCAGACGCCGCTCCCTCGCCAACGGGGCCTCCCGCACTGAGTCATCGGGTTCCACACGCATATATATAGATCTTCTCGCACGGCGTTTCTCTTCCCTCGGTGTCTTACTTTCCCTCCCCTTCTCGCCCCTGCTAGCGCTAGGCGTAATTGCATGCACGCCCTGGGGCTCGGATCCGTGATGCACACAGGCATGGGGTAGATGCACTGGCAGTGCCACTGCGCGGACTCCGACGACGCGCAGCCGTCGGCAACTGCCTGCTCTACCTCTGCCACCCGCCCATGCGCTTTCCTCGATGCTACCTCGTCATGTCCTCTAGCCTCTTGGGGTTCTTTGCAAGTTTGCATTGGTGTGCTGAATTCTGATCGAATGTATATTATagagagaattatgtatttggcactgaaacaaatcagtcttcCGCATTTGGCactaaaaaatttgaattttcttatttgacaccAAGTTGAAATTTCCTTCCCTAGATAGCACTGCCGTCCATTTGGGCTAGTAACGGCGTCAAGTGGccggtaaaatgacatgaatgcCCTTCTTTGTAGCAGAAATACATGATGCCAAATAAGAAAATAGTAGATGGACAAGTTGTCAAATAAGAAAATTataaatatcacaaatatattGTGAACTAAAACATGGGATTTTGATAATCGAAGTCTGCAAATAAACAAATAATAAATTTCAAATTCTAAGGCAAGAGCAGGTCCCACTGAGGTAGGCTTAGCACGGGAGGGATTTGCCCTGTCTAGTTAGCTTGGTCAGAAATTGTTTGATGCAGTTTAGCAGCTCACTCATCTCAGTTTGGTCAGTCCTATATTCTTGTCAGATCATCGCAAGACATGAAGACAACAACAAACAGATATTTCTCCACAAATGCTTAGAATAGTACAGGTTTGAGCATCTGGTGTCACAACTAGCCAATCATCTAGCACAAAAAAAGCATTGCAAATCTCACAAATAACAAGTGCAAGAAAACTCTATCCCGTTCCAGATCCAAGAACATGCCTCCACAATCCTCCTGATCTGGCCTGGGGAGGCTGCCCTGTGGCCTGTGCACCgggagccgccgccgcgccgcctctGCCATGCTGCTGGCTGGCCGGAGGGGCTGCGTCGCCTCCACGACACCGCGGGCTGGTCGGAGCGTCGGCCCCGCCGCCGCACCACGGCCTGGCTCCGCCGGGTGAGGTCGCCCCGCCAGAGGGCGCGGGAAGCTGGTGCTGGGCGCCGCCGGCCGCAACATCCTCTGCTCCATCATCCTCTCCACTTTATGTATCTCATACATATTCTCTACAAATTCCTTACAAATTATTCAGAACACAATTCACCACTTTAAGTATTTTGAAGATAAAGATGAACCTGTCTTCTGCCCTAAAAAAGGTAAGGGTTGCGATCAAGGACTGGAAGCAGAACATGTTTAACTTGCGAGAGGGCATCAACAGCCAAACCACTTCCAGATTCATTCACTTCCGCCCTGACTGATTACCCAAACAGAAAAGAAGTACTAAGCAGTAGTATCTTTGGCTTAGTGAATGATTCACATTCGCAAGAAAAATATCATTATAAAGGAATGCTCTAATTTAGAAGCTAAAACACAAATG
Proteins encoded in this region:
- the LOC136504983 gene encoding uncharacterized protein, translated to MTTQGWCADRLGDWVKKNPTKGAKDARDKLEGDFGIKLKYSKAWSGLKVALDQIHGKYEESFQLLFNWAAQLEQTSPGSHVQIELEKIGDKNRFKRVFVALKACIDGFLAGCRPFIGVDASFLHGKYTGQLALATGVDGHNWLYHIAYSIFDSETEDNWTWFLENLHKVIGDPPGLVLCSDAYKVLEKAVGTVFPQAKNRECMRHMYNNFMKHYSGDVFTDHMYPVARSYTDYMFKWHMKKLFVYAPEAIDYLQEHHGRIWYRCGFAEDSKCDYLTNNVSGSFNAQIKHLKGLHLHELVDKIRELIIEKMYIRKKLGQQWQDGILPSVMKDLNLISNNLKVVKVKVSDEDFAEVTLLDEWNNQMRHTVDLKNQNCSCREWQITGKPCKHALAWILSNRGM
- the LOC136502602 gene encoding uncharacterized protein; amino-acid sequence: MSGSQFKGGAAACSSSAAIQSPALFPLVDCPKCRIQLVRITSKQRETYGKTFVKCPNNIKDDSTTCPIIMSEAQYEAYLRNPEQHPIRSKKVIPFNSVDGGHGSMDLNLDLKQDLEVVKAKLDSVVIDLWELKVQVQVVKKDYVIIAAVCVGVAIGCLMSKIWK